The Claveliimonas bilis genome window below encodes:
- a CDS encoding sigma-70 family RNA polymerase sigma factor — MKTSSFKEVIRLQFNALMMITIKGTLKQKRKLLARRFKQEVLFCEMGEAKLNEQGNVDKYSCDTTTFPVLHFTVQISDEKISTALNKLSEKQRAFILLYYFHDMSDKEIAKLYHVSRSAVGYTRNKGLEKLKMMLSKKEIL; from the coding sequence ATGAAGACATCTTCTTTTAAAGAAGTCATCAGACTACAATTCAACGCTTTAATGATGATAACCATAAAAGGCACGTTGAAGCAAAAGAGAAAGTTGCTTGCCAGACGTTTCAAGCAGGAAGTGTTATTTTGTGAAATGGGTGAAGCAAAGCTGAATGAGCAAGGTAATGTTGATAAGTATTCTTGCGATACAACGACATTCCCGGTGTTACATTTCACTGTTCAAATATCTGATGAAAAAATCAGTACAGCGTTGAACAAATTATCAGAGAAACAAAGAGCGTTTATTCTGCTCTACTATTTCCATGATATGAGCGATAAAGAAATTGCCAAGCTGTACCATGTATCACGTTCTGCTGTTGGCTATACACGGAACAAAGGCTTAGAAAAATTGAAAATGATGTTAAGTAAAAAGGAAATATTGTAA
- a CDS encoding IS256 family transposase, with translation MAKQKKPVHRVQMTEGKRNIIHQLLEEYDIQTAEDIQDALKDLLGGTIKEMMEAEMEDHLGYEKSERSDNDDYRNGYKRKRINSSYGSMEIEVPQDRKSTFQPQVVKKRQKDISDIDQKIISMYAKGMTTRQISETIEDIYGFETSEGFISDVTDKILPQIEDWQNRPLDEVYPILFIDAIHYSVRDNGVIRKLAAYVILGINTEGKKEVLTIQVGDNESSKYWLSVLNELKNRGVKDILILCADGLTGIKEAIAASFPKTEYQRCIVHQVRNTLKYVPDKDRKAFATDLKTIYQAADEKKALAALDRVTEKWTPKYPNSMKRWKDNWDAISPIFKFSAAVRKVIYTTNAIESLNSTYRRLNQQRSVFPSDTALLKALYLATFEATKRWTTTIRNWGQVYGELSIMYEGRLPD, from the coding sequence ATGGCAAAACAGAAGAAACCTGTCCATCGAGTACAAATGACAGAAGGGAAACGTAACATTATCCATCAGCTACTGGAAGAATACGATATTCAGACAGCCGAAGATATTCAGGATGCTCTCAAGGATTTACTTGGCGGAACAATCAAAGAAATGATGGAAGCAGAAATGGAGGATCATCTTGGGTACGAAAAATCTGAGCGTTCAGATAATGATGATTACCGGAATGGTTACAAACGTAAACGTATAAACAGCAGCTATGGCTCTATGGAGATTGAGGTTCCACAGGACCGCAAATCAACTTTCCAGCCACAGGTGGTCAAAAAGCGCCAGAAAGATATCTCTGATATCGATCAGAAGATCATATCCATGTATGCCAAAGGAATGACAACCAGACAGATTTCTGAAACCATAGAGGATATTTATGGTTTTGAAACTTCAGAGGGTTTTATCTCTGATGTGACGGATAAAATCCTTCCACAGATAGAGGACTGGCAGAACCGCCCTCTGGATGAAGTATATCCAATCCTCTTTATCGATGCGATCCACTATTCAGTCCGGGATAATGGAGTGATCCGCAAACTGGCGGCATATGTGATCTTAGGGATCAATACGGAAGGAAAGAAGGAAGTTCTTACCATTCAGGTTGGAGATAACGAAAGCTCTAAATACTGGCTGTCCGTTCTGAATGAGCTGAAAAACCGCGGTGTAAAAGATATCTTGATTCTCTGTGCTGATGGTCTGACCGGGATCAAAGAAGCCATTGCAGCCTCCTTTCCGAAAACAGAGTATCAACGCTGTATTGTCCATCAGGTAAGAAACACCCTGAAGTATGTTCCGGATAAAGACAGGAAAGCCTTCGCAACGGATTTGAAAACCATCTATCAGGCGGCCGACGAAAAGAAAGCCCTGGCAGCCCTTGACCGGGTAACAGAGAAATGGACGCCAAAATACCCGAATTCCATGAAGCGCTGGAAGGATAACTGGGATGCGATTTCTCCGATTTTCAAGTTTTCAGCAGCTGTCCGGAAGGTCATATATACGACAAATGCGATAGAATCGTTAAACTCCACCTATCGGAGACTGAACCAGCAGAGAAGCGTTTTTCCGAGCGATACGGCGCTGCTGAAAGCCCTATATCTCGCTACCTTCGAAGCCACCAAAAGATGGACTACTACCATCCGGAACTGGGGCCAGGTATATGGCGAGCTGAGTATCATGTATGAAGGCAGGCTGCCGGACTAA
- a CDS encoding ABC transporter ATP-binding protein — protein sequence MSIYIKKSKFLFILTILTSVVSSLGYVFMAVLLQQLLDIAMDKNIQQFIRMVIFSIIYFVVLGFSLYLQSLLSKKVICKIMLQIRSDVFLGTINHSIEDFEKKNTADYISVVTNDVKMLEDNFLLPLFEVVQYTVIFISSFILMIYFDIIVTVCVIAAIAVMFLVPSLLGGTLEKRQNQFSSKLADFTVSLKDILSGFEIIKSYSMSKTVIQRFDKANTETIKSKYSVDRLLALNEGLSAFLALMVQIVVLFLSAYFIIAGRITVGTLLGMVQVSSNLANPLIMIFTNIPKMKSVHPIAEKLEIISKHSISLPQKESIATYQSHINAKDLSFSYDGTTDIVSGIDCLIEKGKKYVIVGKSGCGKSTLIKLLSGYYSTYKGKILYDDTEFHTLDKDSVVQLSSIIHQNIYMFDETIYDNICLHEHYPEEQVEKVIEDSGLTEFISELPTGLQYRVGENGSNLSGGQKQRIAVARALIRNKPILILDEGTSAIDMQTAYDIENRLLKMENLTLITITHHLEQNLLDKYDEIFYMENGHIRERGSFNHLINNTSSCFSEYFHLKK from the coding sequence ATGAGTATCTATATTAAGAAAAGCAAGTTCTTATTTATCTTAACGATTTTAACCAGCGTAGTCTCTTCTCTGGGGTATGTTTTTATGGCTGTCCTGCTTCAGCAACTATTGGATATCGCTATGGATAAAAATATCCAGCAATTTATAAGAATGGTTATATTTTCGATTATCTATTTTGTAGTGTTGGGATTTTCTCTTTATCTCCAATCGTTACTGAGCAAAAAAGTGATTTGTAAGATTATGCTTCAAATCCGTTCAGATGTTTTTCTAGGAACAATCAATCACAGTATAGAAGATTTTGAAAAGAAGAATACCGCTGATTATATATCTGTCGTTACAAATGATGTGAAAATGCTGGAGGACAATTTTTTACTCCCATTGTTTGAAGTAGTCCAATACACCGTTATCTTTATATCATCTTTCATATTGATGATTTATTTTGACATCATTGTTACAGTTTGCGTAATAGCAGCGATTGCAGTTATGTTCCTTGTACCAAGTCTGCTGGGTGGAACACTGGAGAAAAGACAGAATCAGTTTTCTTCAAAGCTGGCAGACTTCACAGTCAGTTTAAAAGATATTCTGTCTGGTTTTGAAATCATTAAATCATATTCTATGTCAAAAACCGTAATACAACGATTTGATAAGGCAAATACCGAAACGATCAAATCTAAATATAGCGTTGACAGATTACTTGCACTAAACGAAGGGCTTTCTGCTTTCCTGGCCCTTATGGTTCAAATTGTGGTTCTATTTTTATCTGCTTACTTTATTATTGCAGGACGTATAACTGTGGGAACTTTATTAGGAATGGTACAAGTGAGCAGTAATCTGGCAAATCCACTTATTATGATATTTACAAATATTCCTAAGATGAAAAGCGTCCACCCTATTGCAGAAAAGCTGGAAATTATATCGAAACATTCCATATCTCTGCCCCAAAAAGAAAGTATAGCCACATATCAATCTCATATAAATGCAAAAGATTTGTCCTTTTCCTATGATGGAACAACAGATATAGTAAGCGGAATAGACTGCCTTATTGAAAAAGGTAAGAAATACGTTATTGTTGGGAAAAGCGGTTGCGGAAAAAGTACACTGATCAAACTTTTATCCGGCTATTACTCCACATACAAAGGCAAAATTTTATATGATGATACGGAATTTCATACGCTGGATAAGGATAGTGTGGTTCAGCTGTCATCAATCATTCATCAGAATATCTATATGTTTGACGAAACTATATATGACAATATCTGTTTGCATGAACATTATCCAGAGGAACAAGTTGAAAAAGTTATAGAGGACAGCGGATTGACCGAATTTATATCTGAGCTTCCAACCGGCTTGCAATATCGGGTCGGAGAAAATGGCTCTAATCTATCTGGTGGACAAAAACAAAGAATTGCAGTTGCACGTGCTTTGATCAGAAACAAACCTATTCTCATATTAGACGAGGGTACATCTGCTATTGATATGCAGACAGCATACGATATTGAAAACAGATTATTAAAAATGGAAAATTTAACACTCATAACAATTACTCATCATTTAGAACAAAATTTATTGGATAAGTACGATGAAATCTTTTATATGGAAAATGGTCACATTAGAGAAAGAGGAAGTTTTAATCACCTTATCAATAATACATCCTCTTGTTTTTCAGAATATTTTCATTTAAAGAAATAA
- a CDS encoding TnpV protein, with amino-acid sequence MEERITKNGIDYVLIGDYYIPDLMLPEEERPIGKYGRMHREYLRENKPMLFNDLVLSCQLWTYLADIDEQAQDKLQVIISQMQKAESVTEKLKVDNQWEWIQRMGSIHNRAEEIILNEMIYV; translated from the coding sequence ATGGAAGAAAGAATTACGAAGAATGGAATTGATTATGTGCTGATTGGAGATTATTACATACCGGATTTGATGTTGCCGGAGGAGGAACGTCCTATCGGGAAATATGGGCGTATGCACAGAGAATATCTGAGAGAGAATAAGCCGATGTTATTTAATGATTTAGTGCTGAGTTGCCAGCTCTGGACTTACCTTGCGGATATAGACGAGCAGGCACAGGACAAATTGCAGGTCATCATTAGTCAGATGCAAAAAGCTGAGTCTGTAACGGAGAAATTGAAAGTGGATAACCAATGGGAATGGATTCAGAGAATGGGCAGCATCCACAATCGTGCAGAAGAAATTATATTGAATGAAATGATATATGTCTGA
- a CDS encoding helix-turn-helix domain-containing protein has translation MTKDYGYPSFDLICKASSGDETSIKEILNFYAAYISKLCLRPFYHENDNVSMQVDEEWKGEIQTAMVKAMLKFVSSRLKSNLNIKREIHLIVRL, from the coding sequence ATGACAAAAGATTATGGTTATCCCTCTTTTGACCTTATCTGTAAAGCGTCAAGTGGGGATGAAACATCCATCAAGGAAATTCTAAATTTTTATGCCGCTTATATCTCCAAGCTGTGCTTACGCCCGTTTTATCACGAAAACGACAATGTCAGCATGCAGGTAGATGAAGAATGGAAAGGCGAGATCCAGACCGCTATGGTAAAGGCTATGTTGAAATTTGTGAGCTCAAGATTAAAAAGTAACCTAAATATTAAAAGGGAGATACACTTAATTGTGAGACTGTGA
- a CDS encoding Fic family protein: MQYLSVAEIAKKWNISDRSVRNYCAHGRVQGAFLTGKTWNIPENAEKPERSNKRKEHSPTLLDILQEQKASKYFGGIYHKTQIDLTYNSNHIEGSRLTHDQTRYIFETNTIGIENEVLNVDDVIETASHFRCIDMIIDHAKSALTEKFIKELHLTLKSGTSDSRKDWFAVGDYKKMPNEVGGMDTALPEEVAGKMKALLTAYNAKEEKTFEEILDFHVKFERIHPFQDGNGRVGRLIMFKECLKYNIVPFIIEDNLKMFYYRGLKEWGNEKGYLTDTCLTAQDRYKAYLDYFRIQY, encoded by the coding sequence ATGCAATACCTTTCAGTTGCTGAAATAGCAAAAAAATGGAATATATCGGATCGCAGTGTGAGAAATTATTGTGCTCACGGGCGTGTGCAGGGTGCTTTTCTTACCGGAAAGACCTGGAATATTCCAGAGAACGCCGAAAAACCAGAGCGTTCCAACAAAAGGAAAGAACATTCACCTACATTGCTGGATATTTTGCAGGAACAAAAAGCAAGTAAATATTTCGGAGGTATTTACCATAAAACACAAATTGATTTAACGTATAACTCAAATCATATTGAGGGAAGTCGTCTGACCCATGATCAGACCAGATATATTTTTGAAACCAATACCATCGGCATAGAGAATGAAGTTCTCAATGTAGACGATGTGATTGAAACCGCAAGTCATTTTCGATGTATTGATATGATCATCGACCATGCAAAATCTGCTTTAACTGAGAAGTTTATCAAGGAGCTTCATTTGACTTTAAAAAGCGGAACCAGCGATTCCAGAAAAGACTGGTTTGCAGTGGGGGATTATAAGAAAATGCCTAATGAGGTGGGCGGCATGGATACTGCCCTGCCCGAAGAAGTTGCCGGTAAGATGAAAGCATTGCTGACAGCGTATAACGCAAAAGAAGAAAAGACCTTTGAAGAGATTCTGGATTTCCATGTAAAGTTTGAGCGAATCCATCCGTTTCAGGACGGTAATGGTCGTGTGGGCAGGCTGATTATGTTCAAGGAATGTTTGAAATATAATATCGTTCCATTCATTATTGAGGATAACCTGAAGATGTTCTACTATAGAGGATTGAAGGAGTGGGGTAATGAAAAAGGCTATCTGACAGATACCTGCCTGACTGCACAGGACCGATATAAGGCGTATTTGGATTATTTTAGAATCCAGTATTAA
- a CDS encoding AAA family ATPase — protein MINKIHIENVATYVSGVEFYPKKISFIYGANGTGKSTLSKVLNNEISSPMCSVTWDSDTKEDIVVYNRDFVEKNFQTDTKLKGIFSLGEESIEVQKEIEEKRKKIDEVEDEKIKAQNSINRINSEQADLRNAIEQKCWNVQKMYGAEFADALIGFRNKTKSFCDQCIKCSSTLVKENVLSLEELRIMYQAAFSKEASKDDKYKSLPISEINALDTNELLGTVIVGKSDTPIGTFIEYLKASDWVKTGVGYARKVPGKCPYCQQSLPQNIQEDIEAYFDKKYEDNKADLDGYEKAYSSMVLKVKTVIQEIESKRYAYVDYAEFDEKKTVLISKLEKNQQIIQSKVKFLSEVVEIESVISIASELVELIDQFNAKIEKNNELVENQGRARNECKDRLWDFLTLQCIEDIEKFLKEFGGREKGKKRILEQKKQREDLIKSLKAEIETKEASLTSVRPTVDAINHLLKEFGFNGFLLEVNEEKTGTYKIVRPSGEDASKTLSEGENNFISFLYFYHLCFGSQKKTGLTSKKILVIDDPISSMDSNVLFIVSTLVKNVIKNCKENEKGINQVIILTHNVYFHKEITFWGNKDALPSTQTRYYILRKVAEETTIQEYETNPIKTSYELLWKELKNANVGSANMLMNVMRRILEHYFMIIGGIDYEKCINQIEGTDKIICKALVSFINDGSHSVFEDLIFTPDDGDIENYKRVFKLVFEKLGHIDHYNMMMNKI, from the coding sequence ATGATTAACAAAATACATATAGAGAACGTTGCGACTTATGTTTCTGGCGTGGAATTCTATCCTAAAAAGATTAGTTTTATTTACGGAGCAAATGGGACTGGCAAATCTACGCTGTCAAAAGTGTTAAATAATGAGATATCTTCTCCTATGTGTAGTGTCACATGGGATTCTGACACGAAAGAAGATATCGTTGTATATAACAGAGATTTTGTTGAAAAGAATTTCCAGACTGACACAAAATTAAAGGGGATTTTTTCTTTGGGTGAAGAGTCTATCGAAGTTCAAAAGGAAATCGAGGAAAAACGAAAAAAGATAGATGAAGTTGAAGATGAAAAGATCAAGGCACAAAATAGCATAAATAGAATCAATAGTGAGCAAGCTGATTTGAGGAATGCAATTGAACAGAAATGCTGGAATGTACAAAAAATGTATGGTGCAGAATTTGCGGATGCGTTGATTGGTTTTCGTAATAAAACAAAATCATTTTGTGATCAGTGTATAAAATGTTCAAGTACACTGGTAAAAGAAAATGTACTGTCGCTTGAAGAGTTAAGAATTATGTATCAAGCCGCTTTTTCAAAAGAGGCATCAAAAGATGATAAATACAAGAGCTTGCCGATTTCTGAAATAAATGCATTGGACACAAATGAGCTGTTAGGTACAGTCATTGTTGGAAAAAGTGACACGCCTATAGGAACTTTTATTGAATATTTAAAAGCAAGTGATTGGGTAAAAACAGGTGTTGGGTATGCAAGGAAAGTTCCAGGAAAATGTCCATATTGTCAGCAAAGTTTACCACAGAACATACAAGAGGACATAGAGGCATATTTTGATAAAAAATATGAAGATAATAAGGCTGATTTAGACGGTTATGAGAAGGCGTATAGTTCAATGGTGCTTAAAGTAAAAACAGTCATTCAAGAAATTGAAAGTAAAAGATATGCCTATGTTGATTATGCAGAATTTGATGAAAAAAAGACTGTTCTCATATCAAAACTTGAGAAAAACCAGCAGATTATTCAATCTAAAGTAAAATTCTTGTCAGAGGTTGTTGAGATAGAATCGGTTATTTCTATAGCCTCTGAGCTGGTAGAATTGATTGACCAATTTAATGCAAAGATTGAAAAGAATAATGAACTGGTTGAAAATCAGGGACGGGCAAGGAATGAATGTAAGGACAGATTATGGGATTTTTTAACACTCCAATGTATCGAAGATATTGAAAAATTTCTTAAAGAATTTGGAGGGAGAGAAAAAGGAAAGAAACGTATTCTTGAGCAGAAAAAGCAGCGAGAAGATCTAATAAAGAGTTTAAAAGCTGAGATTGAGACTAAAGAAGCATCTCTTACAAGCGTTAGACCTACTGTTGATGCAATAAATCATTTGCTTAAAGAATTTGGGTTTAATGGTTTTCTGCTTGAAGTCAATGAAGAAAAAACAGGTACTTACAAAATTGTACGTCCATCTGGAGAAGATGCCAGCAAAACACTGAGCGAAGGAGAGAACAATTTTATTTCCTTTTTATATTTCTATCATCTTTGTTTTGGAAGTCAAAAAAAGACAGGGTTAACATCAAAGAAAATCTTAGTAATCGATGATCCGATTTCAAGCATGGATAGTAATGTATTGTTTATTGTTTCTACACTGGTTAAGAATGTAATTAAAAATTGTAAGGAAAATGAGAAAGGAATAAATCAAGTCATCATTTTAACCCATAATGTTTATTTTCATAAAGAAATTACATTCTGGGGAAATAAGGATGCATTACCTTCTACGCAGACTCGATACTATATTTTGAGAAAAGTAGCAGAAGAAACAACGATTCAAGAATATGAAACCAATCCGATAAAAACTTCGTATGAATTATTGTGGAAAGAATTGAAAAATGCGAATGTCGGGTCGGCTAATATGCTTATGAATGTTATGCGACGCATTTTAGAACATTATTTCATGATTATCGGTGGGATTGATTACGAGAAATGTATCAATCAAATTGAAGGTACAGATAAAATAATTTGTAAGGCGTTGGTTTCTTTTATAAATGATGGTTCACATTCTGTGTTTGAAGATTTAATTTTTACTCCGGACGATGGAGATATAGAAAATTATAAAAGAGTATTTAAATTGGTATTTGAAAAATTAGGTCATATCGACCATTACAATATGATGATGAATAAAATTTAA
- a CDS encoding 4Fe-4S binding protein, whose translation MEQQDKGENAKAFLVNSACIRCGICVKVCPANNITLEKQIKFHDKWNICAGKILAMCLQEAI comes from the coding sequence ATGGAGCAGCAGGATAAAGGAGAAAATGCAAAAGCATTTTTAGTAAATAGTGCCTGTATCCGCTGTGGTATCTGTGTGAAAGTCTGTCCGGCAAATAATATAACGCTTGAGAAACAGATCAAATTCCATGATAAATGGAACATTTGCGCTGGAAAAATCTTGGCCATGTGCTTGCAGGAGGCAATATGA
- a CDS encoding DDE-type integrase/transposase/recombinase, which produces MSSLSHPKYQRQRIVKYAQKHSVTETAIRYKVSRKTVYKWLSRYDGTASSLEDRSHRPKTSPRSHTEQELRQIRRRLKKYKWSDLLLAYQELVEIDGYTRSYGGFKRIAARLKDLKPPKKKKKKRKLKPYRRADYPGQKIQIDVKYVPSYCIADGRKYYQYTAVDECSRWTYRELYDEHSTYSSRDFLEKLIRHAPFPVREVQTDNGTEFTNRLLVIKSKHLTLFEKALEELGIVYHRIQIATPRHNGKVERQHRTDEARFYKQMRMYSLEDGRKQLEVYQRRSNNYIKTCLGMKSPNTIVKMYQGVMF; this is translated from the coding sequence ATGTCGAGTTTATCACACCCGAAATATCAGCGTCAACGTATTGTTAAATATGCGCAAAAACATTCTGTAACAGAAACGGCAATCCGATATAAAGTGAGCCGAAAAACAGTATATAAATGGCTTTCCCGATATGATGGGACGGCATCCAGTCTGGAGGATCGTAGCCACAGACCTAAAACATCGCCAAGAAGTCATACAGAACAGGAACTCCGTCAGATCCGTCGACGATTAAAGAAATATAAATGGTCGGACTTACTCCTGGCGTATCAGGAACTGGTAGAAATAGACGGTTATACACGCAGCTATGGAGGATTTAAACGAATCGCAGCCCGGTTAAAGGATTTGAAACCACCGAAAAAGAAGAAAAAGAAACGAAAGTTGAAGCCGTATCGGCGGGCAGATTATCCAGGACAGAAAATACAGATTGATGTGAAATATGTGCCTTCGTATTGCATAGCAGACGGGAGAAAATATTATCAATATACTGCAGTGGATGAATGCAGCAGATGGACATACAGAGAGTTGTATGATGAACATAGCACCTATAGTTCCAGAGATTTTCTGGAAAAACTGATTCGTCATGCGCCGTTTCCGGTCAGGGAGGTGCAGACGGATAACGGGACAGAGTTTACCAACCGCCTGCTAGTGATCAAGAGTAAACATCTGACTCTGTTTGAAAAGGCCCTGGAGGAGCTGGGGATCGTGTATCACCGGATACAGATAGCAACGCCGAGACATAACGGGAAAGTAGAACGCCAGCACCGGACAGATGAAGCGAGATTTTATAAGCAGATGCGGATGTATAGCCTGGAAGACGGCCGGAAACAGCTGGAAGTGTACCAGAGGAGATCGAATAACTACATCAAGACGTGTCTGGGGATGAAAAGTCCGAATACGATCGTAAAAATGTATCAAGGAGTCATGTTTTAA
- a CDS encoding Abi family protein, whose translation MYQYPKRILTIEQQMQSYIDAGMEITSRKNVEKALKSVGFYRLRGYSFHLYDNSAKKYIPGTKFDDVFQLYQFDRELSALIFSMISKIEIALRVRLVEALLIHGDALILQDSSIFKEKKMYWQNMSTIASEIARSNDVFIKHNFDNHEGEVPVWAVVEVLSFGTLSKIIKNLKTGTGSTYSILASNYKYTSEKGNLVNPSQKMFASWVQAVSILRNMCAHNSRIYNRTIHTTPEILNADKVTPAPAHNGLYQILLAMKYLRSSDEEWMLFVNELDKLLQNNGSVLSFTAMNMPTDWKAHLSV comes from the coding sequence ATGTATCAATATCCAAAACGAATATTAACAATTGAACAGCAGATGCAATCTTACATTGACGCTGGAATGGAGATAACATCTCGGAAAAATGTAGAGAAGGCATTGAAATCTGTAGGTTTTTACCGCCTACGCGGATATTCGTTTCATTTATACGATAATTCGGCAAAAAAGTATATTCCTGGAACTAAGTTTGATGATGTTTTTCAGTTGTATCAATTTGATCGGGAATTATCAGCTCTGATTTTCTCAATGATTTCCAAAATTGAAATAGCATTAAGAGTCCGATTAGTGGAAGCATTACTGATACATGGAGATGCTTTAATCTTACAGGATTCATCAATTTTTAAAGAGAAAAAAATGTACTGGCAGAATATGTCCACAATAGCATCAGAGATTGCCCGTTCTAATGACGTGTTCATCAAACATAATTTTGATAATCATGAAGGTGAGGTGCCGGTATGGGCAGTTGTGGAAGTTCTTTCCTTTGGAACATTATCAAAGATAATTAAAAATTTGAAAACAGGTACAGGCAGTACTTATTCGATTTTGGCATCTAATTATAAGTATACCTCTGAAAAAGGAAATTTGGTGAATCCATCACAGAAAATGTTTGCTTCATGGGTACAAGCTGTTTCTATATTGAGAAATATGTGTGCTCATAATTCCAGAATATATAATCGAACAATACATACCACGCCGGAAATTCTGAATGCTGATAAAGTAACACCTGCACCAGCACATAACGGGTTATATCAGATTTTGCTGGCAATGAAATATCTGAGATCGTCAGATGAAGAATGGATGTTATTTGTTAATGAATTGGATAAGCTGCTTCAGAATAATGGCAGTGTGCTCAGTTTTACAGCAATGAACATGCCGACAGATTGGAAAGCACATTTGAGTGTTTAA
- a CDS encoding helix-turn-helix domain-containing protein: MFGVSRQAISKWESDIAYPETDKLLKMSEVFKCSLDYLLRDCEAVQIPQDKASVVQSIDYSRFIGAWCNIDLKNWDSGYYMAAIIGQSIYLFLPDR, translated from the coding sequence GTGTTTGGGGTATCAAGGCAGGCCATTAGCAAGTGGGAAAGCGATATAGCATATCCTGAGACGGATAAACTGTTAAAGATGAGCGAGGTGTTTAAGTGCTCGTTGGATTATCTGTTAAGAGATTGTGAAGCTGTTCAAATCCCGCAGGATAAAGCGTCGGTGGTTCAGAGCATTGATTACAGCCGTTTTATTGGAGCGTGGTGCAATATTGATTTAAAGAACTGGGATAGCGGTTATTATATGGCTGCTATTATCGGACAATCAATATATTTGTTTTTACCAGACAGATAG
- a CDS encoding TetR/AcrR family transcriptional regulator encodes MPRNKYPEETVQKILDASLKLFLEKGYEETTVLDIISEMGGLTRGAFYHHFKSKEEVFDALCEKLFYESNPFEKAKNHKELNGLEKLKFVLKTAFDKTEHHQLSMASMQLMGSPAFLKKLIESNQELAPMYQELIEEGIQDGSIKSAQPKLLADLFVLLTNFWSIPTIYPMTDDEAWQKFLMIKSIMDNLGLPVIDDEIVKLCKENA; translated from the coding sequence TTGCCGCGTAATAAGTATCCAGAAGAAACAGTTCAAAAAATATTGGACGCTTCTTTAAAATTATTTTTAGAAAAAGGGTATGAAGAAACAACTGTATTAGATATTATAAGCGAAATGGGCGGACTGACGAGAGGAGCTTTTTATCATCATTTCAAATCAAAGGAAGAAGTATTTGATGCTTTATGCGAAAAACTTTTTTATGAGAGTAACCCCTTTGAGAAAGCAAAAAACCACAAAGAACTGAACGGATTAGAAAAGTTGAAGTTCGTATTAAAAACAGCTTTTGATAAAACAGAGCATCATCAGTTAAGTATGGCATCCATGCAGCTTATGGGAAGTCCAGCTTTTCTAAAAAAGCTGATTGAAAGTAATCAGGAACTGGCACCTATGTATCAAGAACTGATCGAGGAAGGAATACAGGACGGTTCTATTAAATCAGCACAGCCAAAATTATTAGCAGATTTATTTGTTCTTTTAACGAATTTCTGGTCGATACCTACGATATATCCCATGACTGATGATGAAGCATGGCAGAAATTTTTAATGATCAAATCGATCATGGATAATCTGGGACTTCCGGTAATTGATGATGAAATTGTCAAGCTATGCAAAGAAAACGCTTAG